A window of Littorina saxatilis isolate snail1 linkage group LG7, US_GU_Lsax_2.0, whole genome shotgun sequence contains these coding sequences:
- the LOC138970217 gene encoding uncharacterized protein, with protein sequence MIDLGSALAAGIGKLGEDYIGEVFSVYGKDCVHRKTQESVYDALLEEITLYPETDGIDILIDARHATQKNSRYSDIVCIGAQSHKVLRVETVSREDDPCAQRHELLGTKRLYHYLEQQEGGSVHIRVHCHDRNGSVNKWLRETRHETETTNDTWHAAKNIAKEVRTVCCGSRCMQGKTWHPHLSDKAASIKTHVYWSMKNCEENPETLQHSMMNVIKHYKNNHEHCHPTSRCKTDLRYEPSKTIITDPTAEQLLRQALHRTIIYKNPTDFIHCMDTYFVESFNNIMLQYHDKRTDGSLAYDAYRMRTNIATLDWNENINARTVTSQRDSVDARNPRRVSARRNLRRKNFAFWTELWQEYASQVLA encoded by the exons ATGATAGACTTAGG atccgcccttgctgCGGGTATCGGGAAACTGGGGGAGGACTACATTGGGGAGGTTTTTTCTGTATACGGCAAGGATTGTGTTCATCGAAAAACACAAGAGTCGGTATATGACGCGCTTCTTGAAGAAATAACTCTGTATCCAGAAACAGACGGCATTGACATTCTAATAGACGCGCGTCATGCAACCCAGAAAAACTCCAGGTACAGTGACATAGTCTGCATCGGCGCACAGTCTCACAAAGTGCTGAGAGTGGAGACCGTCTCCAGAGAGGACGACCCTTGTGCCCAGAGACACGAACTGTTAGGGACAAAGCGTCTCTACCATTACCTGGAGCAACAGGAAGGGGGCAGCGTACACATTCGCGTACACTGTCATGACAGGAACGGGAGTGTCAACAAGTGGCTGAGAGAGACGAGGCATGAAACAGAGACGACAAACGACACCTGGCACGCCGCAAAAAACATTGCCAAGGAGGTCCGTACTGTGTGTTGTGGTTCTCGCTGCATGCAGGGTAAAACCTGGCACCCACACCTGAGTGACAAGGCTGCTAGCATCAAAACGCATGTGTACTGGAGCATGAAAAACTGTGAGGAAAATCCCGAAACACTGCAGCACAGCATGATGAATGTCATTAAACATTACAAAAACAACCACGAGCACTGCCATCCAACCTCCAGATGCAAAACAGACC TCCGCTATGAACCTTCAAAAACAATCATCACAGACCCAACCGCAGAACAACTGTTGAGACAAGCACTACATCGAACAATCATCTACAAAAATCCCACAGATTTCATTCACTGCATGGACACATATTTTGTAGAGTCATTCAACAACATCATGCTCCAGTACCATGACAAAAGAACAGACGGCAGCCTGGCATATGACGCGTATCGGATGCGCACCAACATCGCGACGCTTGACTGGAACGAAAACATCAACGCCAGAACAGTCACCTCGCAGCGAGACAGTGTTGATGCAAGGAATCCTCGACGTGTCAGTGCCAGGCGGAATTTGAGAAGGAAAAATTTCGCCTTCTGGACAGAACTGTGGCAGGAGTACGCATCGCAGGTCTTGGCATAG